One segment of Ascochyta rabiei chromosome 7, complete sequence DNA contains the following:
- a CDS encoding Alkaline phosphatase, which yields MMLYTLSVLTVLAATATASYDGNINFKSPSFDHPSMGIDVPKVMKRHLQKRDYKVTIDPSKLNFTHGVASGDPYPESVILWTRISPQLENDRSNVTVAGTVPLYSHETEGYIRASTSPICVDYQVSTNKNITGGVVSQGRAYTTSDIDYTIKVEATGLSPYTTYYYRFNVCGSSKQSPIGRTKTSPSEDDDTTEIGLAVFSCSNYPSGYFNAYGNVARRDEVSFLVHLGDYIYESTSGILGQDARATNPPRTIFTLYDYRTRIAQYRTDLDLTLAHQNFAWITTWDDHEVSNNGYRDGSSAVNNTESSFIRNGGVSVDQRKMNAVRAYFEWMPIRQVNLDDNLRIWRNFKMGKLFDLVMLDTRNYDRSITDLSWNTDYVTSIRNDAGRSLMGSNQENWFYRTLSESKERGATWRIIGNQIVFSRVNITSWFGSETEPYNVDQWDGYTSNRNRTYQHLYGNHIDNTIMLAGDSHANWVSDLLWVDPDSAPYESINNGVDIPAYNQATGEGAIGVEFAVTAVSSSGFSGNIAATNAQAQTLVRDNSELMWNEGYFRGYLALYLNAKEARAEYYGAPTVRTRNAYDIPLANFTVKAGANHLQRPVAGGSVNSGYLKNADRPGKVAGVNATTALDTNTGSWGPVPAALLAGGNYITYAKTNST from the exons ATGATGCTGTACACGCTCTCTGTACTGACAGTACTGGCTGCAACTGCCACAGCCTCTTACGATGGCAACATCAATTTCAAGAGTCCCTCCTTCGATCACCCCTCTATGGGGATCGATGTACCGAAGGTGATGAAAAGGCACCTGCAGAAGCGCGACTACAAAGTCACCATTGATCCCAGCAAGCTCAACTTTACCCACGGCGTTGCATCT GGAGATCCATACCCTGAATCAGTGATTCTATGGACTCGCATCTCACCACAGCTGGAGAATGACCGTTCAAACGTCACTGTTGCAGGAACTGTACCTCTGTACTCTCACGAGACTGAGGGCTACATCCGTGCATCGACCAGCCCAATCTGTGTTGACTACCAGGTGTCAACCAATAAGAACATCACCGGAGGAGTTGTCAGCCAGGGTAGAGCATACACTACCAGTGACATCGACTACACTATCAAAGTTGAGGCTACAGGTTTATCTCCCTacactacctactactaccgCTTCAACGTCTGCGGATCTTCGAAACAGAGTCCTATCGGTCGTACCAAAACATCGCCCAGCGAGGACGATGATACTACCGAGATTGGTCTCGCAGTCTTCTCCTGCAGCAACTACCCGAGCGGCTACTTCAATGCGTACGGAAATGTTGCCCGCAGAGACGAGGTATCGTTCCTAGTGCATTTAGGCGATTATATCTATGAGAGTACTTCTGGTATCCTAGGCCAAGATGCCCGTGCTACAAACCCTCCCCGGACCATTTTCACCCTGTACGACTACCGTACCAGGATTGCTCAGTACCGCACCGATCTCGACTTGACTCTTGCGCACCAGAACTTTGCTTGGATCACAACTTGGGACGACCACGAGGTCAGCAACAACGGCTACCGTGACGGTTCGTCTGCTGTCAACAACACGGAGAGCTCCTTCATTCGCAATGGTGGCGTCTCTGTCGACCAACGCAAGATGAATGCGGTTCGCGCTTACTTCGAGTGGATGCCGATACGCCAGGTCAACCTGGATGACAACCTGCGCATCTGGAGAAACTTCAAAATGGGAAAGCTGTTTGATCTGGTAATGCTAGACACACGAAACTACGACAGGTCCATTACAGATTTAAGCTGGAATACTGACTACGTTACCTCTATTAGAAACGACGCTGGTAGGTCACTTATGGGCTCCAACCAGGAAAACTGGTTCTACCGCACGCTCTCGGAAAGCAAGGAGCGTGGCGCTACGTGGCGAATCATCGGCAACCAGATTGTCTTCTCGAGAGTCAACATCACTTCATGGTTTGGCTCCGAGACCGAGCCCTACAACGTCGACCAGTGGGACGGCTATACATCAAATAGAAACAGGACATACCAACACCTCTACGGAAATCATATCGACAACACCATCATGCTTGCTGGTGATTCACATGCCAACTGGGTTTCGGACCTGCTCTGGGTCGACCCAGACTCTGCACCCTACGAATCGATCAACAACGGTGTCGACATCCCAGCCTACAACCAAGCCACGGGCGAAGGAGCCATTGGCGTTGAATTCGCAGTCACAGCCGTATCATCGTCGGGCTTCAGCGGCAACATTGCAGCAACCAACGCGCAAGCCCAGACGCTGGTTCGCGACAACTCCGAACTCATGTGGAACGAAGGGTATTTCCGCGGATACCTCGCACTGTACCTCAACGCCAAGGAAGCACGCGCAGAGTACTACGGCGCCCCTACCGTACGAACGCGCAATGCGTATGACATTCCGCTTGCCAACTTCACCGTCAAGGCGGGTGCCAATCATCTTCAGAGGCCGGTTGCAGGCGGCAGCGTCAACTCTGGATATCTCAAGAACGCGGACCGGCCGGGTAAGGTCGCGGGCGTAAATGCCACAACCGCCCTGGACACCAACACTGGGTCGTGGGGTCCTGTGCCGGCTGCTCTGCTTGCGGGTGGGAACTACATCACATATGCAAAGACCAACAGCACGTAG